The nucleotide window AGAAAATTTGCTCTGTTTTTGAAAGGTCTCATCTACGAGACAAAGTGAGTTCAACTTGGTAAAAGACATTtcccaaaaatattttatttatttttacaatattttctaACTTAGAAATTTATGTTTAGTGTGGGCTTATGTATGGCAAATGGCTCTAATTGATTAATTCGGTCTTTGCCTTGTCAGGTATACATGACATCACCTGACAGAGTCATAAACTTCATGATTAAAATAAAGTAGAAATGTTGAAACCTCCTTATCACAACTGCAAGCTCTTTGAAATTATAATTACAGAAATGGATTTGTCATCGCTTCAAGATCTTTCGACAACAACGATGTTGATGTTGACGTCACAGGGCAAGTATTCATGATAAGTGGAGCCAACAGCGGAATCGGCTACTCAACGGCGCGTAGCATTGCGTTAAAGGGTGGTGAAGTTCATATGATTTGCAGAAACCCAGAAAGAGCCCAGAAAGCAAAGGATTCGATTGTTAACGAGACGAAAAATTCGGTAAGTTTTGGTTAAAGTTTTTCGGATTTctatttttctgaaataacAATGTCTAAAAAGTTACCAAAAAGTTTGCGTTTAAAAATGTGACACTGTACAAATGTGTTTATTGTTTGTCTTCAGAAAATTCACATTCACATAGTGGATCTTTCACGTGTCAACGATGTGCTGAAATTTGCAGACGACTTCACAAAAAACCACACACGTCTCGACGTTTTAATTAACAATGCCGGGGAAATGATTCAAGAATTTCGGCTAAGCGAGGtcgaaaattttgaaatgaattttgcAACAAACGTAGTCGGTCCCGCAGCCTTGACATTTGGACTGATTCCTCTTTTGAAGGCAAGCAATAACAACCCGAGAGTGGTGAGTGCGACAATATTCatgtttatcaattttttcagGGTTTTGAAGATTAGCctaaacatttattttctgcCATAGTGGTATTATAGGATACtgtgttatattttttgacaaacaaaacTAAAGTTGTTGTTTAAATTAGGCTTCGGTTGTTTCCAGTCAGTCAAAACTGCGTTGCATGTATTTAAGGTGATTGTAACATCTGCAGGAATGCTtcttcaaaaattaaacaaaaattatttcgaTAAAGTGGAAAAGGATTTCGA belongs to Clavelina lepadiformis chromosome 6, kaClaLepa1.1, whole genome shotgun sequence and includes:
- the LOC143463060 gene encoding dehydrogenase/reductase SDR family member 12-like, coding for MDAYRKFALFLKGLIYETKNGFVIASRSFDNNDVDVDVTGQVFMISGANSGIGYSTARSIALKGGEVHMICRNPERAQKAKDSIVNETKNSKIHIHIVDLSRVNDVLKFADDFTKNHTRLDVLINNAGEMIQEFRLSEVENFEMNFATNVVGPAALTFGLIPLLKASNNNPRVVIVTSAGMLLQKLNKNYFDKVEKDFDGLLAYAQCKRQMTVLGDCWAAEHPEIHFSSMHPGWVDTPAARRGLGDFIVKMEDKFRNSDEGADTVTWLALSPVALAYPSGSYFQDRCVVTKHLFLANTKETKQERTDFYQFMTQTVASCKIDETTKV